A genomic stretch from Camelus ferus isolate YT-003-E chromosome 17, BCGSAC_Cfer_1.0, whole genome shotgun sequence includes:
- the NISCH gene encoding nischarin isoform X3: MAAAARGFGPEREAEPAKEARVVGSELVDTYTVYIIQVTDGSHEWTVKHRYSDFHDLHEKLVAERKIDKSLLPPKKIIGKNSRSLVEKREKDLEVYLQTLLATFPDVAPRVLAHFLHFHFYEINGITAALAEELFEKGEQLLGAGEVFAIRPLQLYAVTEQLQQGKPTCASGDAKTDLGHILDFTCRLKYLKVSGTEGPFGTSNIQEQLLPFDLSIFKSLHQVEISHCDAKHIRGLVASKPTLATMSVRFSATSMKEVLVPEASEFDEWEPAGAALEGPVTAVIPTWQALTALDLSHNSISEIDESVKLIPKIEFLDLSHNGVQVVDNLQHLYNLVHLDLSYNKLSSLEGVHTKLGNIKTLNLAGNLLESLSGLHKLYSLVNLDLSNNRIEQMEEVRSIGSLPCLEHVALLNNPLSIIPDYRTKVLAQFGERASEVCLDNIATTEKELDTVEVLKAIQKAKEVKSKLSNPEKKVSEDPRLSAAPCVRPSSSPTTVASTSASLPQPILSNQGILGDE, from the exons ATGGCGGCCGCGGCGCGCGGCTTCGGCCCCGAGCGGGAGGCCGAGCCGGCCAAGGAGGCGCGCGTCGTGGGCTCTGAGCTCGTGGACACATATACG GTTTACATCATCCAGGTCACTGATGGCAGCCATGAGTGGACAGTCAAGCACCGCTACAGCGATTTCCATGATCTACATGAAAAG CTCGTTGCCGAGAGGAAGATTGATAAGAGTCTGCTTCCTCCCAAAAAGATAATTGGGAAGAACTCCAGGAGCTTGgtggaaaagagggagaaggacCTGGAAGTCTACCTCCAGACACTCTTGGCCACCTTCCCTGATGTGGCCCCCAGAGTGCTGGCTCATTTCTTGCATTTTCACTTCTAT GAGATTAATGGCATCACTGCAGCACTGGCTGAGGAGCTCTTTGAAAAAG GTGAACAGCTCCTGGGGGCTGGCGAGGTCTTTGCCATCCGGCCCCTGCAGCTCTATGCAGTCACCGAGCAGCTGCAGCAGGGAAAGCCCACATGCGCCAGTGGGGATGCCAAGACTGACCTGGGACACATCCTGGACTTCACCTGTCGCCTTAAGTACCTTAAG GTTTCTGGCACAGAAGGACCTTTTGGGACCAGCAACATTCAGGAGCAGCTCCTGCCTTTCGATCTGTCAATATTCAAGTCTCTTCATCAGGTGGAG ATAAGCCACTGTGATGCCAAGCACATCCGGGGGCTGGTCGCGTCGAAGCCCACCTTAGCCACGATGAGCGTCCGCTTCTCAGCAACCTCCATGAAG GAAGTCCTCGTTCCTGAAGCCTCGGAATTTGATGAGTGGGAGCCAGCAGGCGCGGCCCTGGAGGGCCCTGTGACGGCCGTCATCCCCACGTGGCAGGCGCTGACCGCTCTAGACTTGAGCCACAACAGCATCTCAGAGATCGACGAGTCCGTG AAACTGATTCCAAAGATTGAGTTCCTGGACCTGAGTCACAATGGAGTACAGGTCGTGGACAATCTGCAG CACCTGTACAACCTCGTGCACCTGGACCTGTCCTACAACAAGCTCTCCTCCTTGGAAGGAGTTCACACCAAACTGGGGAACATCAAGACCCTGAACCTGGCGGGCAACCTCCTGGAGAGTCTGAGTGGCCTGCACAAGCTCTACTCCCTGGTCAACCTGGATCTTAGCAACAACAGAATCGAACAG ATGGAGGAGGTCAGGAGCATTGGCAGCCTCCCGTGTCTGGAGCACGTGGCTCTGCTGAACAACCCCCTGAGCATCATCCCTGACTACCGGACCAAGGTGCtggctcagttcggagagagagcCTCTGAG GTCTGTCTGGACAACATAGCAACCACAGAGAAGGAGCTGGACACAGTGGAAGTGCTAAAAGCAATTCAGAAAGCCAAGGAGGTCAAGTCCAAACTAAGCAACCCAGAGAAGAAG GTCAGTGAGGATCCCcggctctctgctgccccctgcgTCAGACCCAGCAGCTCCCCCACTACCGTGgcttccacctctgcctccttGCCCCAGCCCATCCTCTCCAACCAAG GCATCCTCGGAGATGAGTGA
- the TNNC1 gene encoding troponin C, slow skeletal and cardiac muscles, with protein sequence MDDIYKAAVEQLTEEQKNEFKAAFDIFVLGAEDGCISTKELGKVMRMLGQNPTPEELQEMIDEVDEDGSGTVDFDEFLVMMVRCMKDDSKGKSEEELSDLFRMFDKNADGYIDLEELKIMLQATGETITEDDIEELMKDGDKNNDGRIDYDEFLEFMKGVE encoded by the exons ATGGATGACATCTACAAGGCTGCg gtAGAGCAGCTGACAGAAGAGCAGAAAAATG AGTTCAAGGCAGCCTTTGACATCTTTGTGCTGGGCGCCGAGGATGGCTGCATCAGCACCAAGGAGCTGGGCAAAGTGATGAGGATGCTGGGCCAGAACCCCACACCTGAGGAGCTGCAGGAGATGATTGATGAGGTGGATGAAGATG gcagcGGCACAGTAGACTTCGATGAGTTCTTGGTCATGATGGTTCGGTGCATGAAGGATGACAGCAAAGGAAAGTCTGAGGAGGAGCTTTCTGACCTCTTCCGCATGTTTGACAA AAACGCTGATGGCTACATCGACTTGGAGGAGCTAAAGATAATGCTTCAGGCTACTGGTGAGACCATCACAGAGGACGACATTGAGGAGCTCATGAAGGACGGTGACAAGAACAACGACGGCCGCATTGACTATGATG AGTTCCTGGAGTTCATGAAGGGGGTGGAGTAG
- the SEMA3G gene encoding semaphorin-3G isoform X2, with protein MAPSAWAICCLLGGLLLRGGCPSPGPSVPRLRLSYRDLLSANRSAIFLGPRGSLDLQALYLDEYRDRLFLGGRDAIYSLRLDQAWMDPREVLWPPQPGQREACVRKGRDPLVDCANFVRVLHPHNRTHLLACGTGAFQPTCALIAVGHRGEHVLHLEPRSVESGRGRCPHEPSSPFASTFVGGELYTGLNADFLGREAMIFRSGGLRPALRSDSDQNLLHEPQFVMAARIPDNLDQDDDKVYFFFSETVPSPDGGLGRVIVSRVGRVCVNDAGGQRVLVNKWSTFLKARLLCSVPGPGGTETHFDQLEDVFLLWPNAGKSPEVYALFSTVSAVFQGYAVCVYHMADIWEVFKGPFAHQDGPQHQWGPYGGKVPFPRPGVCPSKMTAQPGRPFGSTKDYPDEVLQFARAHPLMFRPVRPRRGRPVLVKTHLAQQLRQIVVDRVEAEDGTYDVIFLGTDSGSVLKVIALQVGGSAEPEEVVLEELQVFKVPTPITEMEISVKRQMLYVGSRLGVARLQLHQCQTYGSACAECCLARDPYCAWDGASCTRYRPGTSKRRIRRQDIRHGNPALQCLGQSQEEEAAGLVATTAVYGTEHNSTFLECLPKSPQAAVRWFLQRPGDDGPDQVKTDERILQTEQGLLFRRLNRLDAGTYTCMTLEHGFSQVVVRLALEVIVAAQLDGLFPRQPRPEEPATRGGPASAPSKAWYKDILQLIGFANLPRVDEYCERVWCPSRSRSRGKQAKGKNWVGLELGKKVKSRVQAERNRTPREVEAT; from the exons ATGGCCCCCTCAGCCTGGGCcatctgctgcctcctggggGGCCTCCTGCTCCGCGGGggctgccccagccccggccccagcgTGCCCCGCCTGCGGCTCTCCTACCGAG ACCTCCTTTCTGCCAACCGTTCTGCCATCTTCCTGGGTCCCCGGGGCTCCCTGGACCTTCAGGCCCTGTACCTGGACGAGTACCGGGACCGCCTGTTTCTGGGTGGCCGTGATGCCATCTACTCCCTGCGACTGGACCAGGCATGGATGGATCCCCGGGAG GTCCTGTGGCCGCCGCAGCCAGGACAGAGGGAGGCATGTGTTCGCAAGGGAAGAGATCCTTTG gtggACTGCGCCAACTTTGTGCGGGTGCTGCATCCCCACAACCGGACCCACCTGCTGGCATGTGGCACTGGGGCCTTCCAGCCCACCTGCGCCCTCATTGCAGTTGGGCATCGTGGGGAG catGTACTCCACCTGGAGCCTCGCAGTGTGGAAAGTGGGCGGGGGCGGTGCCCACATGAGCCCAGCAGTCCTTTTGCCAGCACCTTTGTAG GAGGGGAGCTGTACACAGGCCTCAATGCTGACTTCCTGGGGCGTGAGGCCATGATCTTCCGGAGTGGGGGACTCCGGCCAGCCTTGCGTTCTGACTCTGACCAGAACCTTCTGCACG AACCCCAATTTGTGATGGCTGCCCGGATCCCGGACAATCTGGACCAGGATGATGACAAGGTGTACTTCTTCTTCTCGGAGACAGTCCCCTCGCCTGATGGGGGCCTGGGCCGTGTCATCGTCAGCCGCGTGGGCCGCGTCTGTGTG AATGATGCAGGTGGCCAGCGGGTGCTGGTGAACAAATGGAGCACCTTCCTCAAGGCCAGGCTGCTCTGCTCCGTGCCTGGCCCTGGCGGCACCGAGACCCACTTTGACCAGCTGG AGGACGTGTTCCTGCTGTGGCCCAATGCAGGGAAGAGCCCAGAGGTGTACGCTCTGTTCAGCACGGTCAG TGCTGTGTTCCAGGGTTACGCTGTCTGCGTGTACCACATGGCGGATATCTGGGAGGTCTTCAAGGGCCCCTTTGCCCACCAAGATGGTCCCCAGCACCAGTGGGGGCCCTATGGGGGCAAGGTGCCCTTCCCCCGCCCTGGCGTG TGCCCCAGCAAGATGACTGCACAGCCAGGACGACCCTTTGGCAGCACCAAGGACTACCCCGATGAGGTGCTGCAGTTTGCCCGAGCCCACCCACTCATGTTTCGGCCTGTGCGTCCTCGGCGGGGCCGCCCTGTCCTCGTCAAAACCCACCTGGCCCAGCAGCTGCGTCAGATCGTGGTGGACCGTGTGGAGGCAGAGGACGGGACCTACGATGTCATCTTCCTGGGGACTG aCTCAGGTTCTGTGCTCAAAGTCATTGCCCTCCAGGTGGGAGGCTCGGCTGAGCCTGAAGAGGTGGTTCTGGAGGAGCTCCAAGTGTTTAAG GTGCCAACACCCATCACTGAGATGGAGATCTCCGTGAAAAGG CAAATGCTGTACGTGGGCTCGAGGCTGGGCGTGGCCCGGCTCCAGCTACACCAGTGTCAGACTTACGGCAGTGCCTGTGCAGAGTGCTGCCTGGCCCGGGACCCGTACTGCGCCTGGGATGGTGCCTCCTGCACCCGCTACCGGCCAGGCACCAGCAAGCGCCGGATCCGCCGACAGGATATCCGGCATGGCAACCCTGCCCTGCAGTGCCTGGGCCAAAGCCAGGAAG AGGAGGCTGCAGGACTCGTGGCAACCACCGCGGTCTACGGCACGGAGCACAACAGCACCTTCCTGGAGTGCCTGCCCAAGTCCCCCCAGGCCGCTGTGCGCTGGTTCTTGCAGAGGCCGGGGGACGACGGGCCTGACCAG GTAAAGACAGATGAGCGCATCCTGCAAACGGAACAGGGTCTGCTGTTCCGCAGGCTCAACCGCCTGGATGCGGGCACCTACACCTGCATGACCCTGGAGCACGGCTTCTCCCAGGTGGTGGTCCGCCTGGCTCTAGAGGTGATCGTGGCTGCGCAGCTTGACGGCCTGTTCCCTCGGCAGCCCAGGCCAGAGGAGCCTGCAACCCGGGGAGGCCCAGCCTCCGCCCCCTCCAAGGCCTGGTATAAGGACATTCTGCAGCTCATTGGCTTCGCCAACCTGCCCCGGGTGGATGAGTACTGTGAGCGCGTGTGGTGCCCCTCCCGCAGCCGGAGCCGTGGCAAACAGGCCAAGGGCAAGaactgggtggggctggagctaGGCAAGAAGGTGAAGAGCCGGGTGCAAGCTGAGCGCAATCGGACACCCCGGGAAGTGGAGGCCACATAG
- the SEMA3G gene encoding semaphorin-3G isoform X1, with the protein MAPSAWAICCLLGGLLLRGGCPSPGPSVPRLRLSYRDLLSANRSAIFLGPRGSLDLQALYLDEYRDRLFLGGRDAIYSLRLDQAWMDPREVLWPPQPGQREACVRKGRDPLVDCANFVRVLHPHNRTHLLACGTGAFQPTCALIAVGHRGEHVLHLEPRSVESGRGRCPHEPSSPFASTFVGGELYTGLNADFLGREAMIFRSGGLRPALRSDSDQNLLHEPQFVMAARIPDNLDQDDDKVYFFFSETVPSPDGGLGRVIVSRVGRVCVNDAGGQRVLVNKWSTFLKARLLCSVPGPGGTETHFDQLEDVFLLWPNAGKSPEVYALFSTVSAVFQGYAVCVYHMADIWEVFKGPFAHQDGPQHQWGPYGGKVPFPRPGVCPSKMTAQPGRPFGSTKDYPDEVLQFARAHPLMFRPVRPRRGRPVLVKTHLAQQLRQIVVDRVEAEDGTYDVIFLGTDSGSVLKVIALQVGGSAEPEEVVLEELQVFKVPTPITEMEISVKRQMLYVGSRLGVARLQLHQCQTYGSACAECCLARDPYCAWDGASCTRYRPGTSKRRIRRQDIRHGNPALQCLGQSQEEEAAGLVATTAVYGTEHNSTFLECLPKSPQAAVRWFLQRPGDDGPDQQVKTDERILQTEQGLLFRRLNRLDAGTYTCMTLEHGFSQVVVRLALEVIVAAQLDGLFPRQPRPEEPATRGGPASAPSKAWYKDILQLIGFANLPRVDEYCERVWCPSRSRSRGKQAKGKNWVGLELGKKVKSRVQAERNRTPREVEAT; encoded by the exons ATGGCCCCCTCAGCCTGGGCcatctgctgcctcctggggGGCCTCCTGCTCCGCGGGggctgccccagccccggccccagcgTGCCCCGCCTGCGGCTCTCCTACCGAG ACCTCCTTTCTGCCAACCGTTCTGCCATCTTCCTGGGTCCCCGGGGCTCCCTGGACCTTCAGGCCCTGTACCTGGACGAGTACCGGGACCGCCTGTTTCTGGGTGGCCGTGATGCCATCTACTCCCTGCGACTGGACCAGGCATGGATGGATCCCCGGGAG GTCCTGTGGCCGCCGCAGCCAGGACAGAGGGAGGCATGTGTTCGCAAGGGAAGAGATCCTTTG gtggACTGCGCCAACTTTGTGCGGGTGCTGCATCCCCACAACCGGACCCACCTGCTGGCATGTGGCACTGGGGCCTTCCAGCCCACCTGCGCCCTCATTGCAGTTGGGCATCGTGGGGAG catGTACTCCACCTGGAGCCTCGCAGTGTGGAAAGTGGGCGGGGGCGGTGCCCACATGAGCCCAGCAGTCCTTTTGCCAGCACCTTTGTAG GAGGGGAGCTGTACACAGGCCTCAATGCTGACTTCCTGGGGCGTGAGGCCATGATCTTCCGGAGTGGGGGACTCCGGCCAGCCTTGCGTTCTGACTCTGACCAGAACCTTCTGCACG AACCCCAATTTGTGATGGCTGCCCGGATCCCGGACAATCTGGACCAGGATGATGACAAGGTGTACTTCTTCTTCTCGGAGACAGTCCCCTCGCCTGATGGGGGCCTGGGCCGTGTCATCGTCAGCCGCGTGGGCCGCGTCTGTGTG AATGATGCAGGTGGCCAGCGGGTGCTGGTGAACAAATGGAGCACCTTCCTCAAGGCCAGGCTGCTCTGCTCCGTGCCTGGCCCTGGCGGCACCGAGACCCACTTTGACCAGCTGG AGGACGTGTTCCTGCTGTGGCCCAATGCAGGGAAGAGCCCAGAGGTGTACGCTCTGTTCAGCACGGTCAG TGCTGTGTTCCAGGGTTACGCTGTCTGCGTGTACCACATGGCGGATATCTGGGAGGTCTTCAAGGGCCCCTTTGCCCACCAAGATGGTCCCCAGCACCAGTGGGGGCCCTATGGGGGCAAGGTGCCCTTCCCCCGCCCTGGCGTG TGCCCCAGCAAGATGACTGCACAGCCAGGACGACCCTTTGGCAGCACCAAGGACTACCCCGATGAGGTGCTGCAGTTTGCCCGAGCCCACCCACTCATGTTTCGGCCTGTGCGTCCTCGGCGGGGCCGCCCTGTCCTCGTCAAAACCCACCTGGCCCAGCAGCTGCGTCAGATCGTGGTGGACCGTGTGGAGGCAGAGGACGGGACCTACGATGTCATCTTCCTGGGGACTG aCTCAGGTTCTGTGCTCAAAGTCATTGCCCTCCAGGTGGGAGGCTCGGCTGAGCCTGAAGAGGTGGTTCTGGAGGAGCTCCAAGTGTTTAAG GTGCCAACACCCATCACTGAGATGGAGATCTCCGTGAAAAGG CAAATGCTGTACGTGGGCTCGAGGCTGGGCGTGGCCCGGCTCCAGCTACACCAGTGTCAGACTTACGGCAGTGCCTGTGCAGAGTGCTGCCTGGCCCGGGACCCGTACTGCGCCTGGGATGGTGCCTCCTGCACCCGCTACCGGCCAGGCACCAGCAAGCGCCGGATCCGCCGACAGGATATCCGGCATGGCAACCCTGCCCTGCAGTGCCTGGGCCAAAGCCAGGAAG AGGAGGCTGCAGGACTCGTGGCAACCACCGCGGTCTACGGCACGGAGCACAACAGCACCTTCCTGGAGTGCCTGCCCAAGTCCCCCCAGGCCGCTGTGCGCTGGTTCTTGCAGAGGCCGGGGGACGACGGGCCTGACCAG caGGTAAAGACAGATGAGCGCATCCTGCAAACGGAACAGGGTCTGCTGTTCCGCAGGCTCAACCGCCTGGATGCGGGCACCTACACCTGCATGACCCTGGAGCACGGCTTCTCCCAGGTGGTGGTCCGCCTGGCTCTAGAGGTGATCGTGGCTGCGCAGCTTGACGGCCTGTTCCCTCGGCAGCCCAGGCCAGAGGAGCCTGCAACCCGGGGAGGCCCAGCCTCCGCCCCCTCCAAGGCCTGGTATAAGGACATTCTGCAGCTCATTGGCTTCGCCAACCTGCCCCGGGTGGATGAGTACTGTGAGCGCGTGTGGTGCCCCTCCCGCAGCCGGAGCCGTGGCAAACAGGCCAAGGGCAAGaactgggtggggctggagctaGGCAAGAAGGTGAAGAGCCGGGTGCAAGCTGAGCGCAATCGGACACCCCGGGAAGTGGAGGCCACATAG